The following are encoded together in the Thermodesulfobacteriota bacterium genome:
- the moeB gene encoding molybdopterin-synthase adenylyltransferase MoeB translates to MDLTEEQIYRYSRNILLPEVGGVGQERLLRSRAFCVGVGGLGSPIALYLAAAGVGTIGIADSDQVDITNLQRQVLHFTDDIGRPKILSAKEKLEKLNPDVSVIVYEEMITKRNIREIIKDYDIVLDGSDNFPTRYLVNDACYFEKKTLVSGAILRFEGQVSVFKPHAGGPCYRCLYPEIPPAGMIPSCQEAGILGAVAGIIGNIQAVETLKELLQIGQSLVGRLLVFNTLNMSIAELKVKKDPRCPLCGENPSIKDIMDYEQPDCQVDLSSIL, encoded by the coding sequence GTGGATTTAACCGAGGAACAAATATACCGCTACAGCAGAAACATACTTCTTCCGGAAGTGGGCGGTGTGGGACAGGAAAGACTGCTTCGTTCAAGGGCGTTTTGCGTGGGAGTAGGCGGCTTGGGTTCGCCCATAGCCCTATATCTGGCGGCGGCGGGGGTTGGCACGATAGGAATAGCCGACTCCGACCAGGTCGACATCACCAACCTGCAAAGACAGGTGCTCCATTTTACCGACGACATAGGAAGGCCGAAGATACTATCGGCCAAGGAGAAACTAGAGAAACTAAACCCCGACGTGAGCGTCATCGTGTATGAAGAGATGATAACCAAGAGAAACATAAGGGAAATCATAAAGGATTATGACATAGTGCTCGACGGCTCCGATAACTTTCCCACCCGTTATCTGGTGAACGATGCCTGCTACTTCGAGAAAAAGACCCTGGTATCCGGCGCCATTCTGAGGTTCGAGGGACAGGTCTCCGTATTCAAGCCCCACGCCGGAGGTCCCTGCTATCGCTGCCTTTATCCGGAAATCCCGCCTGCCGGCATGATCCCCAGTTGTCAGGAGGCCGGAATACTGGGTGCGGTTGCCGGGATAATCGGGAATATTCAGGCCGTCGAAACACTCAAGGAGCTTCTGCAAATAGGCCAAAGCCTGGTGGGGAGGCTCCTGGTTTTCAATACACTAAACATGTCTATAGCCGAATTAAAGGTCAAGAAGGACCCGAGGTGTCCCCTTTGTGGGGAAAACCCTTCAATCAAGGACATCATGGACTACGAGCAGCCTGACTGCCAGGTGGACTTGTCATCCATCCTGTAG
- a CDS encoding M67 family metallopeptidase: MVKIAKSVYDGIIRHAESGYPNEVCGVLIGREWEVTNFKECRNLNEERARDRYELDPLSFKEADDWARSKGMEILGIYHSHPDHPSRPSEFDRERAWPNWAYIILSINNGKYNDGRAWILSNYDSRFEEEKIELTED, from the coding sequence GTGGTAAAGATAGCAAAGTCGGTTTACGATGGAATAATAAGGCACGCCGAATCCGGTTACCCGAACGAGGTCTGCGGAGTTTTAATAGGCAGGGAATGGGAAGTTACAAACTTCAAAGAATGCAGAAACCTCAACGAGGAAAGGGCGCGTGACCGCTATGAGCTTGACCCTCTCTCTTTCAAAGAAGCCGACGATTGGGCGAGGTCAAAAGGGATGGAGATCCTGGGTATATACCATTCTCATCCGGACCATCCTTCCCGTCCTTCGGAATTTGACAGAGAAAGAGCCTGGCCAAACTGGGCTTACATAATACTTTCAATCAACAACGGGAAATACAATGACGGAAGGGCCTGGATTCTTTCAAACTACGATTCCAGGTTTGAAGAAGAAAAGATTGAGTTGACAGAAGATTAG
- a CDS encoding sulfurtransferase TusA family protein yields the protein MEDIRVDEKIDITKEICPMTFVKTKLKLESMRSGQVLEVSLNDGEPLRNVPRSIKEDGHKILDIRKEGTSYKLLIERR from the coding sequence ATGGAAGATATAAGGGTTGATGAAAAAATTGATATCACTAAGGAAATCTGTCCTATGACTTTCGTGAAAACCAAGCTAAAACTCGAATCCATGCGGTCTGGCCAGGTGCTCGAAGTTAGTTTAAATGACGGAGAGCCGCTCAGAAACGTTCCCCGAAGCATAAAGGAAGACGGGCATAAAATCCTGGACATCCGCAAGGAAGGCACATCTTATAAACTCCTGATCGAGCGCCGCTGA
- a CDS encoding cysteine synthase family protein gives MDLLLARKKTDVPDKKRAESIVDLIGNTPLIRLSKITEGLSPDVEVHVKAEWLNPGGSVKDRPALWMILDGIKKGLLTPDKVIMDSSSGNTAIAYAMIGAALGYKVELVTPENVNVERKKTLEAFGAKIIFSDSLEGSDGAIKVAKKLKRENPDKYFMPDQYNNPANTLSHYETTGPEIWLQTKGRVTHFIAGMGTSGTVMGTGRRLKELNPRIKVIAIQPAESLHGLEGLKHMATSIVPGIYDPTFPDEMMFVSTDDSYRIMKELVKKEGIFVGHSGGAAIYATLEYAKRLKEGVIVTILPDGGYRYLSGGIWW, from the coding sequence ATGGATTTACTTCTAGCCAGAAAGAAAACCGACGTCCCCGATAAAAAAAGGGCCGAGTCCATAGTCGATTTAATCGGCAACACCCCGCTTATAAGACTTTCTAAAATTACGGAAGGGCTTAGTCCCGATGTCGAGGTTCATGTGAAGGCGGAGTGGCTAAACCCCGGGGGGTCGGTAAAGGACCGCCCCGCTCTCTGGATGATTCTCGACGGGATCAAGAAGGGACTGCTCACCCCTGACAAGGTGATAATGGATTCGTCGTCCGGCAACACTGCAATTGCCTACGCCATGATCGGGGCGGCATTAGGCTACAAAGTCGAGCTGGTTACACCGGAAAACGTAAACGTAGAGAGAAAAAAAACCCTGGAGGCTTTTGGGGCAAAGATCATCTTCTCCGATTCTTTGGAAGGCTCGGATGGAGCGATAAAAGTAGCGAAAAAACTGAAACGGGAGAATCCGGATAAATACTTCATGCCTGACCAGTATAACAACCCGGCAAATACCCTATCCCACTATGAAACAACCGGCCCGGAGATCTGGCTCCAGACTAAGGGTAGGGTAACGCATTTCATCGCCGGAATGGGGACAAGCGGGACTGTCATGGGAACGGGGAGAAGGCTCAAGGAGCTTAACCCGAGGATCAAGGTTATAGCCATTCAGCCGGCCGAATCTCTTCACGGACTGGAAGGGCTGAAGCACATGGCCACTTCCATTGTTCCGGGCATATATGACCCTACCTTTCCCGACGAGATGATGTTTGTATCCACGGACGACTCCTACCGGATTATGAAAGAACTGGTGAAAAAAGAAGGGATATTCGTGGGCCATTCCGGGGGCGCGGCGATATATGCCACACTTGAATATGCAAAGAGGTTAAAGGAGGGTGTTATAGTAACCATCCTACCTGACGGCGGTTACAGATATTTGAGCGGAGGCATCTGGTGGTAA
- a CDS encoding type II toxin-antitoxin system HicB family antitoxin, with translation MLAHFNAIYEKGEKYYIGYCLEVPGANGQGVTIEECRESLKEAIKLILEDRLEEALRGIPDDAIRGDRYY, from the coding sequence ATGTTAGCTCACTTTAACGCAATTTATGAGAAAGGTGAAAAGTATTACATTGGATATTGTCTCGAGGTCCCCGGAGCAAACGGGCAAGGGGTAACAATAGAAGAATGCCGTGAGAGCCTGAAAGAAGCTATCAAGCTCATCCTTGAAGACAGATTGGAGGAAGCACTTCGCGGGATTCCTGATGATGCCATTAGGGGGGACCGTTATTACTGA
- a CDS encoding addiction module toxin, HicA family, with the protein MKRGDFLRHLRFHGCILKREESRHSLYQNPANGVVEAVPRHVEVDNRLAEKSVNG; encoded by the coding sequence ATGAAACGAGGTGATTTTCTCCGCCACTTACGATTTCATGGATGTATTCTCAAACGAGAGGAATCAAGACATTCTCTTTATCAGAACCCGGCAAACGGGGTAGTGGAAGCGGTTCCTAGGCATGTCGAGGTTGACAATCGATTGGCAGAAAAATCTGTAAACGGCTAG